From a single Pasteurella atlantica genomic region:
- a CDS encoding aromatic amino acid transporter, translating into MKKTTPSIFGGACIIASVCVGAGMLAIPIKGAGAWTIYSTIALIFTMLMMTLSGWLLLEAYKKYEFSASFSTVTKDLLGSKINLINNLAVYFVGGILLYAYTTVAGLTLNGLFDNTFGEYSQGIWSIIFVFVFSGLVWHSTKSVDRISVLLILVMVFTFIFGVSGLASNIDMKVLLDTGNENGDYTLFAAAMLPVALTSFGYHHSVASMRLYYKSETKAKYAIVGGTTIALVLYLLWTFSIFGNLPRSDFKQVFENGGEWQALLGALGQVVESKTVENIINAFSMAAVLSSFIGVGLGVFDYLADFFKFDDTKIGRTKSWAVTFLPPLILSVKYPFGFVTAIGYAGAVATIWTCIIPALLVKKARERNGIEGFHIGGGNILLGILILFGISVAIIHFLDMFGVLPTFTG; encoded by the coding sequence ATGAAAAAAACTACCCCCTCTATATTTGGAGGTGCTTGTATTATAGCCAGTGTCTGTGTGGGTGCTGGAATGCTTGCTATCCCAATAAAAGGTGCAGGTGCTTGGACAATATATTCAACAATTGCATTAATTTTTACAATGTTGATGATGACTCTTTCAGGTTGGCTCTTATTGGAAGCATATAAAAAATATGAATTTAGTGCCTCATTTAGTACCGTCACAAAAGATCTTCTAGGAAGTAAAATTAATTTGATCAATAACCTAGCGGTATATTTTGTTGGAGGTATTTTACTTTATGCCTACACAACAGTTGCAGGGCTTACCTTAAATGGACTTTTTGATAATACATTTGGTGAATATTCTCAAGGAATTTGGTCAATAATTTTTGTATTCGTTTTTTCTGGATTAGTATGGCATTCAACTAAATCCGTTGATCGTATTTCGGTATTACTCATTTTAGTGATGGTATTTACCTTTATCTTCGGCGTATCAGGACTGGCAAGCAATATTGATATGAAAGTCTTACTTGATACAGGTAATGAAAATGGCGATTATACACTATTTGCTGCAGCAATGTTGCCAGTTGCATTAACGTCATTTGGTTATCATCATAGTGTTGCTTCAATGCGTTTGTATTATAAATCTGAAACTAAAGCAAAATATGCGATTGTAGGAGGAACAACAATCGCCTTAGTTCTTTATTTACTTTGGACATTTAGTATTTTTGGTAATTTACCACGATCAGATTTTAAACAAGTCTTTGAAAATGGTGGAGAATGGCAGGCACTACTTGGTGCATTAGGTCAAGTTGTTGAATCTAAAACTGTTGAAAATATTATTAATGCCTTCTCAATGGCGGCAGTATTATCTTCATTCATTGGTGTTGGTTTAGGGGTATTTGATTATTTAGCTGATTTCTTCAAATTTGATGATACCAAAATTGGACGAACCAAATCTTGGGCAGTGACATTCTTACCACCACTTATATTGTCAGTGAAATACCCTTTTGGTTTTGTGACAGCGATTGGGTATGCAGGAGCGGTTGCGACAATTTGGACTTGTATTATTCCAGCATTGTTAGTGAAAAAAGCACGTGAGAGAAATGGTATAGAAGGGTTTCATATTGGTGGCGGAAATATACTGTTAGGTATTTTAATTCTATTTGGAATTAGTGTTGCTATTATTCACTTCCTTGATATGTTTGGTGTATTGCCAACCTTTACAGGTTAG